Proteins from a single region of Stigmatella erecta:
- the cglE gene encoding adventurous gliding motility protein CglE, whose translation MRKSLLFAALVLSSSALAATPPEGVEFKPRRGFFTETDIGVFFTLGGENSYSNAQSYLQLGVGYDVTESISLGAHFALGTSAANCFATYQQDTGLCSLSDNFTVAFGDLTAAYHVRLAERFFLTPKLAAGYTRLDPTPVEGEGDPGRAINALNAGVGIGIEYATMMDHFSVGADVLARYVIGPNIPTFAIFPRVKYTF comes from the coding sequence GTGAGGAAGTCCCTGTTGTTCGCCGCGCTCGTCCTGTCCTCGTCCGCCCTGGCGGCCACCCCCCCGGAGGGCGTGGAGTTCAAACCGCGCCGGGGCTTCTTCACGGAGACGGACATCGGCGTGTTCTTCACGCTGGGGGGCGAGAACAGCTACTCCAACGCCCAGTCTTACCTGCAGCTGGGGGTGGGCTACGACGTGACGGAGTCCATCTCCCTGGGGGCGCACTTCGCGCTGGGCACCTCCGCGGCGAACTGCTTCGCCACCTACCAGCAGGACACGGGCCTGTGCTCCCTGTCGGACAACTTCACGGTGGCCTTCGGGGACCTGACGGCCGCCTACCACGTGCGGCTCGCCGAGCGCTTCTTCCTCACGCCGAAGCTGGCGGCGGGCTACACGCGGTTGGATCCGACGCCGGTGGAAGGGGAGGGGGACCCGGGGCGCGCCATCAACGCGCTCAACGCCGGGGTGGGCATCGGCATCGAGTACGCGACGATGATGGACCACTTCTCGGTCGGGGCGGACGTGCTGGCCCGCTACGTCATCGGGCCCAACATCCCCACCTTCGCCATCTTCCCCCGCGTGAAGTACACGTTCTGA
- a CDS encoding PAS domain S-box protein, which yields MYVLSNPINNAWIGHREVLGKPFREAFPEAESDGFLALLDQVYRTGEPFSTPEMPLRLPQPDGSVRELFISFVYQPTRDAKGSIDGIAGFAFDVTALVLARRKMEALAEELRTGESRLRTLVESNIIGILFWDIEGGVRGANDAFLQSVGYTREDLDAGRMDWRQFTPPDWRTQDEVLVRELLETGKHPPAEKEYFRKDGSRLPLIVASSFFPGSRKEGVGFVLDITARKHAEAALRQSEARAQEAAAVAVHNRAQLEATFQSMSDGVLVFDMEGRVVFVNEAEARICGYPSAEDMKRDLPYFAQVFELTHPDRRPLPVEQWPVSRVLRGETLLEWELRGWRKDTGQEWFFSYSGAPVRDAHGKQVLALTITRDITESKKAEERLRDSELQFRTLADAIPQLAWIAEADGAIHWFNRRWYEYTGTSPEDLAAEANRGWQNVHDPAELPRVLAGFEAALASGEPWEDLFPLRRHDGELRWHLSRAMPLRNAEGRIVRWFGTNTDVEDQRRQAVELRKAIEARDTFLVVASHELKTPLTALSLRLAQVLREVRGAVAAGEQPRARELRNLEAAEGQLRRLGGLVDSLLDVTRISGDRLSLVLGDVDVVEAVRETVQGMAAQAERAGSPLHVEAPAHAWCRLDRVRLGQAVTNLLSNAIKFGAGQPIRVALATDGKAVRLTVSDQGIGIAPETLARLFERFERGVSERHYGGLGLGLYFTRKIVEAMGGTVKAQSAPGQGATFTIELPAASHQELP from the coding sequence GTGTACGTGCTCTCGAACCCCATCAACAACGCATGGATTGGACATCGGGAGGTGCTGGGAAAGCCTTTTCGCGAAGCCTTTCCCGAGGCTGAGTCTGACGGCTTCCTGGCCTTGCTCGACCAGGTGTACCGCACCGGGGAGCCCTTCAGCACGCCGGAGATGCCGCTCCGGCTCCCGCAGCCAGACGGCTCGGTGCGCGAGCTTTTCATCAGCTTCGTCTATCAGCCTACGCGAGATGCCAAGGGGAGCATCGATGGCATTGCCGGGTTCGCGTTCGATGTCACGGCCCTCGTCCTCGCGCGGCGCAAGATGGAGGCGCTCGCGGAGGAGCTCCGGACAGGAGAATCACGCCTGCGCACCCTCGTGGAGTCCAACATCATCGGCATCCTCTTCTGGGACATCGAGGGCGGCGTCCGTGGGGCGAACGATGCTTTCCTCCAGTCCGTCGGCTACACGCGCGAGGATCTGGACGCGGGCCGCATGGACTGGCGGCAGTTCACGCCCCCGGACTGGCGCACCCAGGACGAAGTGCTCGTGAGAGAGCTGCTCGAGACGGGCAAGCACCCACCCGCTGAGAAAGAGTACTTCCGGAAGGACGGCTCCCGGCTGCCACTCATCGTCGCCTCCTCCTTCTTTCCGGGCAGCCGGAAAGAAGGGGTTGGCTTCGTCCTGGACATCACCGCACGCAAGCATGCCGAGGCAGCGCTGAGGCAGAGCGAGGCGCGCGCCCAGGAGGCCGCCGCCGTCGCTGTCCACAACCGTGCACAGCTCGAGGCCACGTTCCAGTCGATGAGCGATGGGGTCCTCGTGTTCGACATGGAGGGCCGCGTCGTCTTCGTCAATGAGGCGGAGGCGCGGATCTGTGGGTACCCCAGCGCCGAGGACATGAAGCGGGACCTGCCGTACTTCGCCCAGGTCTTCGAGCTCACGCATCCTGACAGACGGCCGCTCCCGGTCGAGCAGTGGCCCGTGTCACGGGTCCTGCGCGGCGAGACCCTGTTGGAGTGGGAGCTTCGCGGATGGCGCAAGGACACCGGACAGGAATGGTTCTTCTCCTACAGTGGCGCGCCGGTGCGCGACGCGCATGGCAAGCAAGTGCTGGCGCTCACCATCACCCGCGACATCACCGAGAGCAAGAAGGCCGAGGAGCGGCTGCGCGACAGCGAGCTCCAGTTCCGCACGCTCGCGGATGCCATCCCGCAGCTGGCATGGATTGCCGAGGCCGATGGCGCCATCCACTGGTTCAATCGCCGCTGGTACGAGTACACCGGCACGAGCCCCGAGGACCTGGCGGCCGAGGCAAACCGGGGCTGGCAGAACGTGCACGACCCGGCCGAGCTGCCGCGCGTCCTGGCAGGCTTCGAGGCGGCCCTCGCCTCTGGCGAGCCGTGGGAGGATCTCTTCCCGCTGCGGCGCCACGATGGGGAACTCCGCTGGCATCTGTCCCGCGCCATGCCCTTGCGCAACGCGGAAGGCCGCATCGTCCGGTGGTTTGGCACCAATACGGATGTCGAGGACCAGCGCCGGCAGGCCGTGGAGCTGAGAAAGGCGATTGAAGCCCGGGACACCTTCCTCGTGGTGGCCAGCCATGAGCTGAAGACGCCGCTCACCGCCCTTTCCCTGCGGCTCGCGCAGGTCCTGCGCGAGGTTCGAGGCGCGGTGGCCGCCGGCGAGCAGCCCAGGGCCCGGGAGCTCCGCAACCTGGAGGCCGCGGAGGGCCAGCTGCGCCGGCTCGGGGGGCTCGTGGACAGCCTGCTCGACGTGACTCGCATCAGCGGAGACCGGCTCTCGCTCGTCCTGGGAGACGTGGACGTGGTGGAGGCCGTTCGCGAGACGGTCCAGGGGATGGCAGCGCAGGCGGAGCGTGCTGGCTCGCCGCTGCACGTGGAGGCGCCGGCACACGCATGGTGCCGTCTTGACCGCGTGCGGCTGGGACAGGCCGTCACGAACCTCCTTTCCAATGCCATCAAGTTTGGCGCCGGCCAGCCGATTCGCGTGGCACTTGCGACAGATGGCAAGGCCGTGAGGCTGACGGTCAGCGACCAGGGGATTGGAATCGCGCCCGAGACCCTGGCGCGGCTCTTCGAGCGCTTCGAGCGGGGGGTGTCGGAGCGCCACTACGGGGGGCTCGGGCTCGGCCTGTACTTCACCCGGAAGATCGTCGAGGCCATGGGCGGCACCGTGAAAGCCCAGAGTGCCCCTGGGCAAGGGGCCACCTTCACCATCGAGCTCCCTGCCGCCAGCCACCAGGAGCTTCCGTGA
- the typA gene encoding translational GTPase TypA, with the protein MIARENIRNVAIVAHVDHGKTTLVDHMLRQAGIFRTNEAVVERVMDSNDLEREKGITILAKNTAVSYKGMQINIIDTPGHADFGGEVERGLRLVDGVILLVDAAEGPLPQTRFVLSKALGMGLKTVLVINKIDRQDARAKEVLDHVYSLYIDLGADDTQLEFPVLYTIARQGQASLKLEEPGKTLDPLFAAILSHIPPPPKSDLETAQLLVANLDYDDYVGRLAVGRVQSGKLTPNMPVTVIREGGKMQPGKIVKLYGFSGLKRTEIQDAGPGEIVSIAGIEDISIGDTLADPNNPVPLPRITVEEPTMMMIFRVNDGPLAGKEGKYVTSRNLRERLYRESYRNVAIRVEDTETPDAFRVVGRGELQLAVIIETMRREGYELTASNPEPVTKYVDGKLHEPMELMVCDVPENSVGAVTERLGPRKGRMVDMVQLGSGRTRLQFRVPARGLIGFRSEFLTITRGEGIMSSQFDGYEPWFGNIAKRSNGAMVSDRLGETVPYALFSIQERGYLFVEEGVTVYEGMIIGEHAHPSELNVNCCREKKLTNIRAAGRDENVILTPPREMGLEKALEWIADDELVEVTPKSIRMRKKALSSGDRYRAERDRKREERNDE; encoded by the coding sequence ATGATTGCTCGCGAAAACATCCGGAACGTCGCCATCGTCGCCCACGTTGACCATGGCAAGACCACACTCGTTGACCACATGCTCCGCCAGGCGGGCATCTTCCGCACCAATGAGGCGGTCGTTGAACGGGTGATGGACTCGAACGACCTCGAGCGCGAGAAGGGCATCACCATCCTCGCGAAGAACACGGCCGTGTCCTACAAGGGCATGCAGATCAACATCATCGACACGCCGGGCCACGCGGACTTCGGCGGCGAGGTGGAGCGCGGCCTGCGCCTGGTGGACGGCGTCATCCTGCTGGTGGACGCGGCCGAAGGCCCCCTGCCCCAGACGCGCTTCGTGCTCAGCAAGGCGCTGGGCATGGGGCTCAAGACGGTGCTGGTCATCAACAAGATCGACCGCCAGGACGCCCGGGCCAAGGAAGTGCTGGATCACGTCTACTCGCTCTACATCGACCTGGGCGCGGATGACACGCAGCTCGAGTTCCCGGTGCTCTACACCATCGCGCGCCAGGGCCAGGCCTCGCTGAAGCTGGAGGAGCCGGGCAAGACGCTGGATCCCCTCTTCGCGGCGATCCTCTCGCACATCCCGCCCCCGCCCAAGAGCGACCTGGAGACGGCGCAGCTCCTGGTGGCCAACCTGGACTACGACGACTACGTGGGCCGCCTCGCGGTGGGCCGCGTGCAGTCGGGCAAGCTGACCCCGAACATGCCGGTGACGGTGATTCGCGAGGGCGGCAAGATGCAGCCGGGGAAGATCGTCAAGCTGTACGGCTTCTCGGGCCTGAAGCGCACGGAGATCCAGGACGCGGGCCCTGGCGAGATCGTCTCCATCGCGGGCATCGAGGACATCTCCATCGGCGACACCCTCGCCGACCCGAACAACCCCGTGCCGCTGCCGCGCATCACCGTGGAAGAGCCCACGATGATGATGATCTTCCGGGTGAACGACGGGCCGCTGGCGGGCAAGGAGGGCAAGTACGTCACCTCCCGCAACCTGCGCGAGCGCCTGTACCGCGAGTCCTACCGCAACGTGGCGATCCGCGTGGAGGACACCGAGACGCCGGACGCCTTCCGGGTGGTGGGCCGCGGCGAGCTCCAGCTGGCGGTCATCATCGAGACGATGCGCCGCGAGGGCTACGAGCTGACGGCCTCGAACCCCGAGCCGGTGACGAAGTACGTCGACGGCAAGCTCCACGAGCCGATGGAGCTGATGGTGTGCGACGTGCCCGAGAACAGCGTGGGCGCCGTCACGGAGCGCCTGGGGCCCCGCAAGGGCCGCATGGTGGACATGGTGCAGCTGGGCTCGGGCCGCACGCGGCTCCAGTTCCGCGTGCCGGCGCGCGGGCTCATCGGGTTCCGCTCGGAGTTCCTCACGATTACCCGGGGTGAGGGCATCATGAGCAGCCAGTTCGACGGCTACGAGCCGTGGTTCGGCAACATCGCCAAGCGCAGCAACGGGGCGATGGTGTCCGACCGCCTGGGCGAGACGGTGCCCTACGCGCTGTTCAGCATCCAGGAGCGCGGCTACCTCTTCGTGGAGGAGGGCGTGACGGTGTACGAGGGGATGATCATCGGCGAGCACGCCCACCCCTCGGAGCTGAACGTCAACTGCTGCCGCGAGAAGAAGCTGACGAACATCCGCGCCGCGGGCCGTGACGAGAACGTCATCCTCACCCCGCCCCGGGAGATGGGGCTGGAGAAGGCGCTGGAGTGGATCGCCGACGACGAGCTGGTGGAGGTGACGCCCAAGTCGATCCGCATGCGCAAGAAGGCGCTGTCCTCGGGCGACCGTTACCGCGCCGAGCGTGACCGCAAGCGCGAAGAGCGCAACGACGAGTAA
- a CDS encoding alpha/beta fold hydrolase: protein MGRFFRQDFLPLADGTRLYYQLLGEPRGDEPAMVLCDGLGCDGFAWKYLAPYLARNHQVLRWHYRGHGRSSVPRDLARLGMLYTCDDLARLMDATGLRQAVLFGHSIGVQVALEFHRRHARRVKGLVLICGSYGNPLDTFHDSTVLKRLFPLLRRTVERYPRPAARLVRAVLSTELAMQVAILVELNRERIARQDMVPYFKHLASMDPVVFVRTLESMAQHSARDHLPYVDVPTLIIGGGRDKFTPVRLSREMARDIPGAELLLLPQGTHTVPLEYRDTVELQVGRFLQGRLGLSLPPGTGG, encoded by the coding sequence ATGGGACGCTTTTTCCGCCAGGACTTCCTGCCGCTCGCCGATGGGACGCGGCTCTACTACCAGCTGCTGGGCGAGCCCCGCGGGGACGAGCCCGCGATGGTGCTCTGTGACGGGCTGGGCTGCGACGGCTTCGCCTGGAAGTACCTGGCCCCTTACCTCGCGCGGAACCACCAAGTGCTGCGCTGGCACTACCGGGGCCATGGCCGCTCCAGCGTGCCCCGGGACTTGGCCCGCCTGGGCATGCTCTACACCTGTGATGACCTGGCCCGGCTGATGGACGCCACGGGCCTGCGGCAGGCGGTGCTCTTCGGGCACTCCATCGGCGTGCAGGTGGCGCTGGAGTTCCACCGCCGCCATGCGCGCCGCGTGAAGGGGCTGGTGCTCATCTGCGGCAGCTACGGCAACCCGCTGGACACCTTCCACGACTCCACCGTCCTCAAGCGCCTCTTCCCGCTGCTGCGCCGCACGGTGGAGCGCTACCCCCGGCCCGCCGCCCGGCTGGTGCGCGCGGTGCTGAGCACCGAGCTGGCCATGCAGGTGGCCATCCTGGTGGAGCTCAACCGGGAGCGCATCGCCCGCCAGGACATGGTCCCCTACTTCAAGCACCTGGCCTCCATGGACCCGGTGGTGTTCGTGCGGACGCTGGAATCCATGGCCCAGCACAGCGCCCGGGATCACCTGCCCTACGTGGACGTGCCCACGCTCATCATCGGGGGGGGGCGGGACAAGTTCACCCCCGTGCGGCTGTCCCGGGAGATGGCCCGGGACATCCCCGGGGCCGAGCTGCTGCTCTTACCGCAGGGCACCCACACCGTCCCCCTGGAGTACCGGGACACCGTGGAGCTGCAAGTCGGCCGCTTCCTCCAGGGGCGGCTGGGCCTGTCCCTGCCCCCTGGGACAGGGGGGTAG
- a CDS encoding glutamine synthetase family protein, producing MEAKGLRDFLEIPYDELEELNLQVKEQRLKRESPDKLREERTRYLTDEKRIKAVTVCFTDLEGRLHMLDYDKKFLLKSADNLTFDGSSIRGFSAQAESDLRLNVDWSSFYWLPSDIFGPGKVLVFSEVLERDGSAYASDMRGVLKRLTSQMVQKDGLICHAAPEIEGFLFKGRDAERHYHETNQFEFISTGGYYHSLPGDSLRAFIDHAAEAQRAMGFQNEKDHPEVAPSQFEMNFSYSEALISADQIQLYKLLCRQVAAQLGLTASFLPKPVMGVNGNGMHMNLSLSKGGKNLFYDKGGQDGLTQLGWDAIDRILNNANDICLVLNSSVNAYRRLDPHYEAPNQIKASPNNRGAMVRIPFGNERSARIEVRSVAPDANPYMVLYTLLRTILDGPAPQEDAETKRSRTRFLPDNIFDAVRLFKGSQFVSQVLGEVVQSKFAELKQASAERCPKQLGTRVKSAEIQFHHEVTNQQLWSQF from the coding sequence ATGGAAGCGAAGGGCCTGCGGGACTTTCTCGAGATTCCCTACGACGAGCTGGAGGAGCTGAATCTCCAGGTGAAGGAGCAGCGGCTCAAGCGGGAGTCGCCGGACAAGCTGCGCGAGGAGCGCACCCGGTACCTCACCGACGAGAAGCGCATCAAGGCCGTCACCGTGTGCTTCACCGACCTCGAAGGCCGGCTGCACATGCTGGACTACGACAAGAAGTTCCTGCTCAAGAGCGCCGACAACCTGACGTTCGACGGCTCGTCCATCCGCGGCTTCTCGGCGCAGGCCGAGAGCGACCTGCGGCTGAACGTGGACTGGTCGTCCTTCTACTGGCTGCCCTCGGACATCTTCGGTCCGGGCAAGGTGCTGGTGTTCAGCGAGGTGCTGGAGCGTGACGGCTCGGCGTACGCCTCGGACATGCGCGGGGTGCTCAAGCGCCTCACGAGCCAGATGGTCCAGAAGGACGGGCTCATCTGCCACGCGGCGCCGGAGATCGAAGGCTTCCTCTTCAAGGGCCGCGACGCCGAGCGCCACTACCACGAGACGAACCAGTTCGAGTTCATCTCCACGGGTGGTTACTACCACTCGCTGCCGGGTGACTCGCTGCGCGCCTTCATCGATCACGCGGCCGAGGCGCAGCGCGCCATGGGCTTCCAGAACGAGAAGGATCACCCGGAGGTGGCCCCCAGCCAGTTCGAGATGAACTTCTCGTACAGCGAGGCGCTCATCTCCGCCGACCAGATCCAGCTCTACAAGCTGCTGTGCCGCCAGGTGGCCGCGCAGCTGGGGCTGACCGCCAGCTTCCTGCCCAAGCCGGTGATGGGCGTGAACGGCAACGGCATGCACATGAACCTGTCGCTCTCCAAGGGCGGCAAGAACCTGTTCTACGACAAGGGCGGCCAGGACGGCCTGACGCAGCTGGGCTGGGATGCCATCGACCGCATCCTCAACAACGCCAACGACATCTGCCTGGTGCTCAACTCGAGCGTGAACGCCTACCGCCGGCTGGATCCGCACTACGAGGCGCCCAACCAGATCAAGGCGAGCCCGAACAACCGCGGCGCGATGGTGCGCATCCCGTTCGGCAACGAGCGCAGCGCGCGCATCGAGGTGCGCTCGGTGGCCCCGGACGCGAACCCCTACATGGTGCTCTACACGCTGCTTCGCACCATCCTGGATGGCCCCGCGCCGCAGGAGGACGCGGAGACCAAGCGCAGCCGCACCCGGTTCCTGCCGGACAACATCTTCGACGCGGTGCGCCTGTTCAAGGGCAGCCAGTTCGTCTCGCAGGTGCTGGGCGAGGTGGTGCAGAGCAAGTTCGCGGAGCTGAAGCAGGCCTCGGCCGAGCGGTGCCCCAAGCAGCTGGGCACGCGCGTGAAGTCGGCGGAGATCCAGTTCCACCACGAGGTGACGAACCAGCAGCTCTGGAGCCAGTTCTAG
- a CDS encoding low molecular weight phosphatase family protein codes for MNTVIFACVHNAGRSQMAAAFFNAMAAPDKARAVSAGTQPGERVHPEVQAAMAEVGIDLSGAKPQRLTDELAQGAQWLITMGCGDACPHVPSLKRGDWPLEDPKGKPVERVREIREEVRTRVASLIAREGWERACSSS; via the coding sequence ATGAACACGGTCATCTTCGCCTGTGTGCACAACGCCGGCCGTTCGCAGATGGCGGCGGCCTTCTTCAACGCCATGGCCGCCCCGGACAAGGCCCGCGCCGTGTCCGCCGGAACCCAGCCAGGAGAACGCGTGCATCCGGAGGTGCAAGCCGCCATGGCCGAGGTGGGCATCGATCTGTCAGGGGCCAAGCCGCAGCGCCTCACGGACGAACTGGCGCAAGGAGCGCAATGGCTCATCACCATGGGATGTGGCGATGCCTGCCCGCACGTCCCCAGCCTGAAGCGCGGCGACTGGCCCTTGGAGGACCCGAAGGGCAAGCCGGTGGAGCGCGTGCGCGAGATTCGCGAGGAGGTACGTACACGCGTCGCCTCCCTTATCGCGCGCGAGGGGTGGGAGCGCGCCTGTTCATCGTCCTGA
- a CDS encoding TonB family protein produces MAAAKNNGLRLRITGPDGSTMEAIADTESIIVGSGAQAAVKIADPSVSNLHVMLKVDKEGGVTAIDLGSEAGTQVGDQRLLVPKALVPGDVLKMGSSRLEVLFGEAPAAAPKPPAGAQVNGRSFQSSVTQRAPVPPAPPAAPEIVIPSASRAVAPPGMKAKSLPAVPAVARVAQKPQVPAHLQEPLPPDALPTPEAKILQVAMLWGDQLLEVRHFRDGVPVTIGEGKKSVFHVFVPEVGARHVLAVGKGEQVELRVPGKAGVIVTSQGDVRTKDALRASGQLSQAAATEGQVFTLGLHDRAEVSLGTLAFVVRYVRPSPAIQVSAVEEADFTYFKIACITLLASGALVAAMLLTPRSDAPTADDMLQSQQRVAKFLVTPEKKQELKKLKLAGVEEGAKAKDEEGKFGKEEAKKAEADPSKAGTPVVDKTKKEKDRQVVGQVGLLGAFKGLKGGASDVFGPGGLGTGINNALGGLKTGAGLGDAQGVGGLGSRGTGSGGGGKALGIGGLGTQGGGRGTGGTGGIDLSGKGRGTTKVVPGKTTVIGGLDKDVIAKVIRRHQNEIKYCYETELNKNPSLAGKVAVAFTIDPAGAVAEANVAETTLGNATAENCMLSRIRRWKFPEPKGGGVVAVTYPWLFSPSGNEE; encoded by the coding sequence ATGGCGGCGGCGAAGAACAACGGACTGAGGTTGCGCATCACCGGACCGGACGGTTCCACGATGGAAGCCATCGCGGACACCGAGAGCATCATTGTCGGTTCGGGGGCGCAGGCGGCGGTGAAGATTGCAGACCCTAGCGTCTCCAACCTCCACGTGATGTTGAAGGTGGACAAGGAAGGCGGGGTGACGGCCATCGATCTCGGCAGCGAGGCCGGGACGCAGGTGGGCGACCAGCGGCTGCTGGTGCCCAAGGCGCTGGTGCCCGGAGACGTGCTCAAGATGGGCTCCTCGCGCCTGGAGGTGCTCTTCGGCGAGGCGCCCGCGGCGGCCCCCAAGCCCCCCGCCGGTGCCCAGGTGAATGGCCGGAGCTTCCAGAGCTCGGTGACGCAGCGGGCCCCGGTGCCCCCCGCGCCCCCGGCGGCGCCCGAGATCGTCATTCCCTCGGCCAGCCGCGCCGTGGCGCCCCCGGGCATGAAGGCCAAGAGCCTGCCCGCGGTGCCCGCGGTGGCCCGGGTGGCCCAGAAGCCCCAGGTGCCCGCGCACCTGCAGGAGCCGCTCCCGCCGGACGCGCTGCCCACCCCGGAGGCGAAGATCCTCCAGGTGGCCATGCTCTGGGGCGACCAGCTCCTCGAGGTGCGGCACTTCCGGGACGGCGTGCCGGTCACCATCGGCGAGGGCAAGAAGAGCGTCTTCCACGTCTTCGTGCCCGAGGTGGGCGCGCGCCACGTGCTGGCGGTGGGCAAGGGCGAGCAGGTGGAGCTGCGCGTGCCGGGCAAGGCGGGCGTCATCGTCACCTCGCAGGGCGATGTGCGGACCAAGGACGCGCTGCGCGCCTCCGGCCAGCTCTCGCAGGCCGCGGCCACCGAGGGCCAGGTCTTCACCCTGGGCCTGCATGACCGGGCCGAGGTGTCGCTCGGCACGCTCGCCTTCGTGGTCCGCTACGTGCGGCCCTCGCCGGCCATCCAGGTGAGCGCCGTCGAGGAGGCGGACTTCACCTACTTCAAGATCGCCTGCATCACGCTCCTGGCCTCGGGCGCGCTCGTCGCGGCCATGCTCCTGACGCCGCGCTCGGATGCGCCGACGGCGGATGACATGCTCCAGTCCCAGCAGCGCGTGGCCAAGTTCCTCGTCACGCCGGAGAAGAAGCAGGAGCTGAAGAAGCTCAAGCTGGCCGGCGTGGAAGAGGGCGCCAAGGCGAAGGACGAGGAGGGCAAGTTCGGCAAGGAGGAGGCGAAGAAGGCCGAGGCGGATCCCTCCAAGGCGGGCACCCCCGTCGTGGACAAGACGAAGAAGGAGAAGGACCGCCAGGTGGTGGGCCAGGTGGGCCTGCTGGGCGCCTTCAAGGGCCTCAAGGGCGGCGCCTCGGATGTGTTCGGTCCGGGCGGCCTGGGCACCGGCATCAACAACGCCTTGGGCGGCCTGAAGACGGGCGCGGGGCTGGGCGATGCGCAGGGTGTGGGCGGCCTCGGCTCGCGCGGCACGGGCTCCGGCGGTGGCGGCAAGGCGCTGGGCATCGGCGGCCTGGGCACCCAGGGCGGGGGCCGCGGCACGGGCGGCACCGGCGGCATCGACCTGAGCGGCAAGGGCCGCGGCACCACCAAGGTGGTTCCCGGCAAGACGACGGTCATCGGCGGCCTGGACAAGGACGTCATCGCCAAGGTCATCCGGCGCCACCAGAATGAAATCAAATACTGCTACGAGACCGAGCTGAACAAGAACCCGAGCCTGGCGGGCAAGGTGGCGGTGGCCTTCACCATCGACCCGGCGGGCGCGGTGGCCGAGGCGAACGTGGCCGAGACGACGCTCGGCAACGCCACGGCGGAGAACTGCATGCTCTCGCGCATCCGCCGCTGGAAGTTCCCCGAGCCCAAGGGCGGTGGCGTGGTTGCCGTTACCTACCCCTGGCTCTTCTCGCCCTCGGGCAACGAGGAGTAG
- a CDS encoding response regulator: MIKECNVLLVDSEDSELGATGAMLSGQFQLRLANSGEAALGLLEKQSFDVLCTNLKLPRRNGLQLLRLATGFHPQIASVLIADNREYWECCAPQERQGTFSLLFKPFTADELISTLWRAMAMVNLKRALANTQPGGLREKPRLAPAMPSDLVTP, encoded by the coding sequence ATGATCAAGGAATGCAATGTTCTGCTCGTAGACAGTGAGGACTCCGAGCTGGGGGCCACGGGAGCCATGCTCTCCGGGCAGTTCCAGCTGCGGCTGGCCAACAGCGGGGAGGCGGCGCTGGGACTGCTGGAGAAGCAGTCCTTCGATGTGCTGTGCACGAACCTCAAGCTGCCCCGGCGCAATGGGCTGCAGCTGCTGCGGCTGGCCACGGGGTTCCACCCGCAGATCGCCAGCGTGCTCATCGCCGACAACCGCGAGTACTGGGAGTGCTGCGCGCCCCAGGAGCGGCAGGGCACCTTCTCCCTGCTGTTCAAGCCCTTCACGGCCGATGAGCTCATCTCGACCCTCTGGCGCGCCATGGCCATGGTCAACCTCAAGCGGGCCCTGGCCAACACCCAGCCGGGCGGGCTCCGCGAGAAGCCGCGGCTGGCCCCGGCCATGCCTTCGGACCTCGTCACGCCGTAG